From Ischnura elegans chromosome 13 unlocalized genomic scaffold, ioIscEleg1.1 SUPER_13_unloc_1, whole genome shotgun sequence, a single genomic window includes:
- the LOC124172339 gene encoding uncharacterized protein LOC124172339: MEGPVMFGHQLLGDSHMVRLGAHLGWRLEGVRPARIGLCVSGQKVIQLRRLVDYHVYFARPVIVLIGSNDLRNDCLYRTLRADIHRLIMKLRVLAPGVTFLTIPPAPAMWSNVIYRRHVLAPGRWLHRYNRWGFRVVDITTPFLL, translated from the exons ATGGAAGGGCCAGTGATGTTCGGACATCAGCTCTTGGGCGACTCCCATATGGTGCGCTTGGGTGCGCATTTGGGGTGGCGGTTGGAGGGAG TTCGCCCTGCCCGCATCGGCTTGTGTGTATCGGGGCAGAAAGTCATCCAATTGAGGAGACTCGTGGATTACCACGTATATTTTGCGAGGCCTGTGATCGTCCTCATCGGGTCGAACGACCTCCGTAAT GATTGCTTATATCGCACCTTGAGAGCCGACATACATCGCTTGATCATGAAGCTGCGGGTGCTCGCCCCTGGAGTAACCTTTCTTACTATACCTCCAGCGCCAGCTATGTGGAGTAATGTAATATACAGGAGGCACGTACTGGCGCCGGGACGGTGGCTACACCGGTACAACAGAT GGGGATTCCGGGTCGTAGATATTACGACTCCTTTTCTTCTCTAG